One Streptomyces sp. B21-105 genomic region harbors:
- a CDS encoding metallophosphoesterase family protein: MRLLLMSDTHLPKRARALPAPLLDAIPEADLVVHAGDWVDAATLDLLESRSRRLLAVYGNNDGPELRARLPEVARAELGGLRFGVIHETGAAQGREARCAARFPDLDVLVFGHSHIPWDTVAPGGLRLLNPGSPTDRRRQPYCTYLTATAAGGRLTDVALHRLPPR; the protein is encoded by the coding sequence GTGCGCCTGCTGCTGATGTCCGACACCCACCTGCCCAAGCGCGCCAGGGCGCTCCCCGCCCCGCTGCTCGACGCGATCCCGGAGGCGGACCTGGTCGTCCACGCGGGCGACTGGGTCGACGCGGCCACCCTCGACCTGCTGGAGAGCCGCAGCCGCCGGCTGCTCGCCGTGTACGGCAACAACGACGGGCCCGAGCTGCGCGCCCGGTTGCCCGAGGTCGCCCGCGCCGAACTGGGCGGACTGCGGTTCGGCGTGATCCATGAGACGGGTGCGGCCCAGGGGCGGGAGGCGCGCTGCGCGGCCCGCTTCCCCGACCTGGACGTCCTGGTCTTCGGTCACAGCCACATTCCCTGGGACACCGTGGCGCCCGGCGGCCTGCGCCTGCTCAACCCGGGCTCCCCGACGGACCGCCGACGGCAGCCGTACTGCACCTACCTGACGGCCACCGCCGCGGGCGGGCGGCTCACGGACGTCGCCTTGCACCGGCTGCCGCCGCGCTGA
- a CDS encoding glycosyltransferase family 2 protein codes for MPIKVSVIVPVYDPGRYIEDCVASLLGQSLPPDAYEIVFVDDGCTDATPALLDALAAEDPRVRVVHQENSGWPGKPRNVGIEAARGEYVMFVDADDQLGAEALERMYDYGVANDADIVVGRMAGKGGAVPVELFRTNRPRATVENAPLIDSLTPHKMVRRAFLDRTGLRFPEGRRRLEDHVFVIEAYLRADNVSVLSDYVCYYHVRRDDAANVSLQRFDPVGYFKNLREALDVVERYTEPGPLRDRLFRRWLRVEMVERLRGTRFLDLPEDYRRELFEEIRTLVVERFGPGVAAALQPTQRVVAALVADGRYDDVVAFARWEAGVGLAVEPRDVEWRGGLLRIVFAAELTHDGGPMAFPAAGDRPQWPPRDVAEAVRWLGLDTAERFDRASPDLLLRERGGAARYFQPVRTERERIASADGNRVRLVLHGTAVVDPATAVSGSPPPEGLWDVWVRVGLGGWTKEHRLGPAPRHGSPAPPAGVVADRVVLPYWTDRHAGLALDVGHASERLGLGRVAAGDVTLGGDRGERFHVILPLHVPEAAAVLLRLTEAKSGSSHEIFGTLAPGGRLDAVLPVGDLGGRTWLTTVCLTPDADGARFHPLPFALHVGPDGVLVVPAPQPGGLRRTARRARRAAYRALGRLTVRGK; via the coding sequence ATGCCGATCAAGGTCAGCGTCATCGTCCCGGTCTACGACCCCGGCCGCTACATCGAGGACTGCGTCGCCTCGCTGCTCGGGCAGTCGCTCCCGCCGGACGCCTACGAGATCGTCTTCGTCGACGACGGCTGCACCGACGCCACCCCGGCGCTCCTCGACGCGCTCGCCGCGGAGGACCCCCGGGTCCGTGTCGTCCACCAGGAGAACTCCGGCTGGCCCGGCAAGCCGCGCAACGTCGGCATCGAGGCCGCCCGGGGCGAGTACGTGATGTTCGTGGACGCCGACGACCAGCTCGGCGCCGAGGCCCTGGAGCGGATGTACGACTACGGCGTCGCCAACGACGCGGACATCGTCGTCGGCAGGATGGCCGGCAAGGGGGGCGCCGTGCCGGTGGAGCTGTTCCGCACGAACCGCCCGCGCGCCACGGTCGAGAACGCGCCGCTCATCGACAGTCTCACCCCGCACAAGATGGTCCGGCGGGCGTTCCTGGACCGCACCGGTCTGCGTTTCCCCGAGGGGCGCCGCCGCCTCGAGGACCACGTCTTCGTCATCGAGGCGTATCTGCGCGCGGACAACGTCTCCGTGCTCAGCGACTACGTCTGCTACTACCACGTCCGGCGCGACGATGCCGCGAACGTGAGCCTCCAGCGGTTCGACCCGGTCGGCTACTTCAAGAATCTCCGCGAGGCGCTCGACGTCGTCGAGCGGTACACCGAGCCTGGCCCCCTGCGCGACCGGCTGTTCCGGCGCTGGCTGCGGGTGGAGATGGTCGAGCGGCTGCGCGGGACGCGCTTTCTGGACCTGCCCGAGGACTACCGCCGGGAGCTGTTCGAGGAGATCCGCACACTCGTCGTCGAACGGTTCGGGCCGGGCGTGGCGGCGGCGCTGCAGCCCACCCAGCGGGTGGTGGCGGCGCTGGTGGCGGACGGGCGTTACGACGACGTCGTCGCGTTCGCGCGGTGGGAGGCGGGCGTCGGGCTCGCCGTCGAGCCGCGGGACGTCGAGTGGCGGGGCGGGCTGCTGCGGATCGTCTTCGCGGCGGAGCTGACGCACGACGGCGGGCCGATGGCCTTCCCCGCCGCCGGGGACCGTCCGCAGTGGCCGCCGCGGGACGTCGCCGAGGCGGTGCGCTGGCTCGGCCTGGACACCGCGGAACGCTTCGACCGGGCCTCGCCGGACCTGCTGCTGCGGGAGCGGGGCGGCGCGGCGCGGTACTTCCAGCCGGTGCGGACGGAGCGGGAGCGGATCGCGTCCGCCGACGGGAACCGGGTCCGTCTGGTGCTGCACGGCACGGCCGTCGTCGATCCCGCCACCGCGGTCAGCGGCAGTCCGCCCCCCGAGGGCCTGTGGGACGTGTGGGTGAGGGTGGGTCTCGGCGGCTGGACGAAGGAGCATCGGCTGGGTCCCGCGCCTCGGCACGGCAGCCCCGCCCCGCCCGCGGGGGTCGTCGCGGACCGGGTGGTGCTGCCCTACTGGACCGACCGGCACGCCGGCCTGGCGCTGGACGTCGGCCACGCGAGCGAGCGGCTGGGCCTGGGCCGGGTGGCGGCCGGTGACGTCACCCTCGGCGGGGACCGCGGGGAGCGGTTCCATGTGATCCTGCCGCTCCACGTGCCCGAGGCCGCCGCGGTGCTGCTGCGGCTGACGGAGGCGAAGTCGGGGAGCTCCCACGAGATCTTCGGGACGCTCGCTCCGGGCGGTCGGCTCGACGCCGTCCTGCCGGTGGGCGATCTGGGGGGCCGGACCTGGCTCACGACGGTGTGCCTGACGCCGGACGCGGACGGGGCACGGTTCCATCCGCTGCCCTTCGCCCTGCATGTGGGGCCGGACGGCGTCCTCGTGGTGCCGGCCCCGCAGCCCGGCGGCCTGCGCCGCACCGCCCGCCGGGCGCGCCGGGCCGCATACCGGGCCCTCGGCCGGCTGACCGTACGCGGGAAGTGA
- a CDS encoding cellulase family glycosylhydrolase — translation MPNIRARLLAVLVVLCGLCGFLTAAGASPAAADATLPGSLPFDGTALTVSNGRFVDGNGREVVLRGYNVSGETKLDENKGLPFASVADARKSANALRALGGGNSIRFLLSWAYAEPVRGQVDTGYLAAATEQIRAFLDAGIRVYPDFHQDLYSRHLFNQGSWYTGDGAPKWAVDLGGYPAESCGICFFWGQNITQNGAVKAAQYDFWHNAHGVQDNFLATAQQTMAYVKQHLSAEEFAGVLGLDPYNEPYAGTYDSGQTSRTWERDLLWPFYVKFRARMDAAGWQDKPAFVEPNMFWNGNIDSQRQEGGLLDVGTLGSRYVFNTHFYDQKAISGILMWGKAADGQYVTDFGTVRDRAAATGTTAIVSEFGHPLAGNVSDKAPTVLKAMYQALDSRVKGASWWTTPAASGPVLSGSQWQWDIYWGRHHELMNGNPDKVLTGGDAWNDEDLSAVRLDDAGNATLRQDARLLDRVYPSATSGTTVAFTYEDRSRDGSTTLTWNPVPASLPTTKQLVGSGQYALLVWRSTGGEAPTEMHLPASFPTATTTVVSDLGAVYGPPAYTAGTKIAAAVEPGGTGSRRLLLSTSDSGTVHYALVTNGASAPSATQLAAARTELSTWVAQKAG, via the coding sequence ATGCCGAATATCCGGGCTCGTCTGCTCGCTGTTCTGGTGGTCCTCTGCGGACTCTGCGGCTTCCTGACGGCGGCGGGCGCCTCGCCCGCTGCCGCGGACGCCACGCTTCCCGGCTCGCTCCCCTTCGACGGCACGGCGCTCACCGTGTCGAACGGCCGCTTCGTCGACGGCAACGGCCGCGAGGTCGTGCTGCGCGGTTACAACGTCTCCGGCGAGACCAAGCTCGACGAGAACAAGGGCCTGCCCTTCGCCTCCGTCGCCGACGCCAGGAAGTCGGCGAACGCGCTGCGCGCCCTCGGCGGCGGCAACTCCATCCGCTTCCTGCTCTCCTGGGCCTACGCCGAGCCCGTGCGCGGTCAGGTCGACACCGGCTACCTCGCCGCTGCCACCGAGCAGATACGCGCTTTCCTCGACGCCGGCATCCGCGTCTACCCCGACTTCCACCAGGACCTCTACTCCCGCCACCTGTTCAACCAGGGCAGCTGGTACACCGGTGACGGCGCCCCCAAGTGGGCGGTGGACCTGGGCGGTTACCCCGCCGAGTCCTGCGGCATCTGCTTCTTCTGGGGCCAGAACATCACCCAGAACGGGGCGGTGAAGGCCGCCCAGTACGACTTCTGGCACAACGCCCACGGCGTCCAGGACAACTTCCTCGCCACCGCTCAGCAGACCATGGCGTACGTCAAGCAGCACCTGAGCGCCGAGGAGTTCGCCGGCGTCCTCGGCTTGGACCCCTACAACGAGCCCTACGCCGGGACCTACGACTCCGGCCAGACCAGCCGCACCTGGGAACGCGACCTCCTGTGGCCCTTCTACGTGAAGTTCCGGGCCCGGATGGACGCGGCGGGCTGGCAGGACAAGCCCGCCTTCGTCGAGCCGAACATGTTCTGGAACGGCAACATCGACTCCCAGCGGCAGGAGGGCGGACTCCTCGACGTGGGCACGCTCGGCTCCCGTTACGTCTTCAACACCCACTTCTACGACCAGAAGGCCATCTCCGGCATCCTGATGTGGGGCAAGGCGGCGGACGGCCAGTACGTCACCGACTTCGGCACCGTCCGCGACCGGGCCGCGGCGACCGGGACCACGGCGATCGTCAGCGAGTTCGGCCATCCGCTGGCCGGCAACGTCTCCGACAAGGCGCCGACCGTCCTCAAGGCCATGTACCAGGCCCTCGACTCCCGGGTGAAGGGCGCCAGTTGGTGGACCACCCCGGCCGCCTCCGGCCCGGTCCTCTCCGGCAGCCAGTGGCAGTGGGACATCTACTGGGGCCGCCACCACGAGCTGATGAACGGCAACCCCGACAAGGTGCTCACCGGCGGCGACGCCTGGAACGACGAGGACCTGTCGGCCGTGCGCCTCGACGACGCCGGCAACGCCACGCTCCGGCAGGACGCGCGGCTCCTCGACCGGGTCTACCCGAGCGCCACCTCCGGCACGACCGTCGCCTTCACCTACGAGGACCGCTCCCGCGACGGCTCCACCACCCTCACCTGGAACCCGGTCCCCGCCTCCCTGCCCACCACGAAGCAGCTCGTCGGCTCCGGCCAGTACGCGCTGCTCGTGTGGCGCTCGACAGGCGGCGAGGCCCCCACTGAAATGCACCTGCCCGCCTCCTTCCCGACCGCCACGACCACCGTCGTCTCCGACCTCGGCGCCGTGTACGGGCCCCCCGCGTACACGGCCGGCACGAAGATCGCGGCGGCCGTCGAACCGGGCGGCACGGGCAGCCGGCGCCTGCTGCTCAGCACGTCCGACTCGGGCACGGTGCACTACGCACTGGTCACCAACGGGGCGAGCGCGCCGTCCGCGACCCAGCTGGCCGCGGCCCGCACCGAACTGTCGACGTGGGTGGCCCAGAAGGCGGGCTAG
- a CDS encoding XdhC family protein gives MREILPVLNGWYEAGAPFGLATVVAVRGSAPRGPGAAMAVGPGGEVVGSVSGGCVESAVCELTQEVLADGTARPATFGYSDDDAFAVGLTCGGELTLLVRPVTPDLDPSFGAVARTVAAGEPVTVATVADGPAPLGAVLAVWPDRTAGTLGSGGLDAAVTADARGELARGATGLRHYGPDGRRREGAVSVFLQSFAPPPRMLVFGAIDYAAAVARIGDFLGYRVTVCDARPAFATPTRFPSGVDVVVDWPHRYLDGTRTDGRTVICVLTHDPKFDVPLLAAALRRPAAYIGAMGSRRTHDERRALLLEAGVTDAELSRLRSPVGLDLGARTPEEVAVSVAAEIVALRWGGSGAPLTATTGAIHPPTTDAIRPPADGTAPPAG, from the coding sequence GTGCGTGAAATTCTCCCGGTGCTGAACGGGTGGTACGAGGCCGGTGCGCCGTTCGGGCTCGCGACCGTGGTCGCCGTCCGCGGCAGCGCGCCGCGCGGTCCGGGCGCCGCCATGGCGGTGGGCCCGGGCGGCGAGGTCGTGGGCAGTGTGTCCGGGGGCTGCGTGGAGAGCGCGGTGTGCGAACTGACCCAGGAGGTCCTCGCGGACGGGACGGCCCGGCCCGCGACCTTCGGATACAGCGACGACGACGCCTTCGCGGTGGGGCTGACCTGCGGCGGAGAGCTCACCCTGCTGGTGCGTCCGGTGACACCGGACCTCGACCCGTCGTTCGGGGCGGTCGCCCGGACGGTCGCCGCGGGCGAACCGGTGACCGTGGCCACGGTCGCCGACGGCCCCGCACCCCTCGGGGCCGTGCTCGCCGTCTGGCCGGACCGGACCGCCGGCACGCTGGGCTCCGGGGGACTGGACGCGGCCGTCACCGCCGACGCGCGCGGAGAACTGGCGCGGGGCGCCACCGGGCTGCGGCACTACGGCCCGGACGGCCGACGGCGGGAGGGCGCCGTCTCGGTGTTCCTGCAGTCTTTCGCCCCGCCGCCCCGCATGCTGGTCTTCGGCGCGATCGACTACGCCGCCGCCGTGGCCCGCATCGGCGACTTCCTCGGCTACCGGGTCACCGTCTGCGACGCCCGTCCGGCCTTCGCCACGCCTACACGCTTCCCGTCGGGCGTCGACGTGGTCGTGGACTGGCCGCACCGGTACCTCGACGGCACGCGGACCGACGGGCGCACGGTGATCTGCGTGCTCACCCACGACCCGAAGTTCGACGTGCCGCTGCTGGCGGCGGCCCTGCGCCGGCCTGCCGCGTACATCGGAGCCATGGGCAGCCGCCGCACCCACGACGAACGCCGTGCGCTGCTGCTGGAGGCCGGGGTCACCGACGCCGAGCTGTCCCGGCTGCGCTCGCCGGTGGGGCTTGACCTGGGAGCCCGTACGCCCGAGGAGGTCGCCGTGTCGGTGGCGGCCGAGATCGTCGCGCTGCGGTGGGGCGGCAGCGGCGCCCCGCTGACGGCGACGACCGGTGCGATCCACCCGCCGACGACCGACGCGATCCGCCCACCGGCCGACGGTACGGCCCCGCCCGCCGGATAG
- a CDS encoding YncE family protein, with protein sequence MPAFRSRHLCSIAAAVALTVTAPAAVATAASAASDSSTSADSRAAAALREVLFVGNNWEGTADVIKSSGDYAKIGRINVIPDKDARMKEINGDLIKWIYFMAIRNGVGEGHDQFVDDMYTTPDGASVVVSRPSFADVVSIDLSTGNINWRFPVSGYRSDHMAVSPDGKRVAVSASISNTVHVLDIATGKQVGSFKTGDKPHENIFTKDGKYIYNMAIGDVNTSQDAPWQDFTKGDRRITVVDANTYQQVKIIDMRQRLDAIGLKDYSDAVRPAVFSPDESKLYFQVSFFNGFFEYDLATDKITRTKTLPKNPATSDERSSYVNDSRHHGLSMSPDGSKLCVAGTMDDYATVVNRATLEEGPLVTASKPYWATVSGDGKDCVISESGSDQVTAIDFATGQKVVSVPVGDHPQRVRLGHVAAGWTGTGS encoded by the coding sequence ATGCCTGCCTTCCGATCCAGGCACCTTTGCTCCATCGCCGCCGCCGTCGCCCTGACCGTCACCGCCCCCGCCGCCGTCGCGACCGCCGCCTCGGCCGCTTCGGACTCCTCGACCTCCGCGGACTCCCGGGCCGCCGCCGCACTGCGCGAGGTGCTCTTCGTCGGCAACAACTGGGAGGGCACGGCGGACGTCATCAAGTCCAGCGGCGACTACGCGAAGATCGGCCGCATCAACGTGATCCCCGACAAGGACGCCCGGATGAAGGAGATCAACGGCGACCTGATCAAGTGGATCTACTTCATGGCCATCCGCAACGGCGTCGGCGAGGGGCACGACCAGTTCGTCGACGACATGTACACCACGCCGGACGGCGCCTCGGTGGTCGTCTCCCGGCCGAGCTTCGCCGACGTCGTCTCCATCGACCTGTCCACCGGGAACATCAACTGGCGTTTCCCGGTGTCGGGTTACCGCTCCGACCACATGGCCGTCTCCCCCGACGGCAAGCGGGTGGCGGTCTCCGCGTCGATCTCGAACACCGTGCACGTGTTGGACATCGCCACCGGCAAGCAGGTGGGTTCGTTCAAGACCGGCGACAAGCCGCACGAGAACATCTTCACCAAGGACGGCAAGTACATCTACAACATGGCGATCGGCGACGTGAACACGTCCCAGGACGCCCCGTGGCAGGACTTCACGAAGGGCGACCGGCGCATCACCGTCGTCGACGCGAACACGTACCAGCAGGTCAAGATCATCGACATGCGGCAGCGGCTGGACGCGATCGGCCTCAAGGACTACTCGGACGCCGTGCGCCCCGCGGTATTCTCTCCGGACGAGTCCAAGCTGTACTTCCAGGTGTCGTTCTTCAACGGCTTCTTCGAGTACGACCTCGCCACGGACAAGATCACCCGGACGAAGACCCTGCCGAAGAACCCCGCGACCAGCGACGAACGCAGCTCGTACGTCAACGACTCGCGCCACCACGGCCTGTCGATGAGTCCGGACGGCAGCAAGCTGTGCGTCGCGGGCACCATGGACGACTACGCGACGGTCGTCAACCGCGCCACCCTCGAGGAGGGCCCGCTGGTCACCGCCTCCAAGCCCTACTGGGCCACGGTCAGCGGCGACGGCAAGGACTGCGTGATCTCCGAGAGCGGCTCCGACCAGGTGACCGCGATCGACTTCGCCACCGGACAGAAGGTCGTGTCGGTTCCCGTGGGCGACCATCCGCAGCGGGTCCGGCTCGGCCATGTGGCGGCGGGCTGGACCGGCACCGGCAGCTGA